The Vicia villosa cultivar HV-30 ecotype Madison, WI unplaced genomic scaffold, Vvil1.0 ctg.000920F_1_1, whole genome shotgun sequence genome has a window encoding:
- the LOC131632241 gene encoding nascent polypeptide-associated complex subunit beta-like, with translation MNREKLIKMAGSVRTGGKGTVRRKKKAVHKTTTTDDKRLQSTLKRIGVNAIPQIEEVNIFKDDVVIQFSNPKVQASIAANTWVVSGAPQTKKLQDILPSIIHQLGPDNLENLKKIAEQFNKQVPEAGAGTATAQEENDDDVPELVPGETFETAAEEAKDS, from the exons ATGAATCGTGAAAAGTTGATCAAGATGGCCGGTTCGGTTCGAACGGGTGGAAAGGGTACTGTCAGAAG AAAGAAGAAGGCTGTCCACAAGACAACAACTACAGACGACAAAAGGCTTCAGAGCACCCTGAAGAGAATTGGGGTGAATGCCATCCCTCAAATTGAGGAGGTCAATATCTTTAAGGATGATGTTGTCATCCAGTTCTCAAACCCCAAAG TTCAAGCATCCATTGCTGCTAATACATGGGTTGTTAGTGGTGCTCCTCAAACCAAGA AGTTGCAAGACATTCTTCCCAGCATTATCCACCAATTAG GGCCGGATAATTTGGAAAACCTGAAGAAGATAGCTGAGCAGTTCAATAAGCAGGTTCCTGAAGCAGGTGCTGGCACAGCCACAGCACAAGaagagaatgatgatgatgttccaGAGCTTGTCCCAGGAGAGACTTTTGAGACAGCTGCTGAGGAAGCCAAGGATAGTTAG